Proteins co-encoded in one Juglans regia cultivar Chandler chromosome 16, Walnut 2.0, whole genome shotgun sequence genomic window:
- the LOC108985583 gene encoding uncharacterized protein LOC108985583 — translation MTEVVLNQITQGQNIRQEPPRGGNQRCQYEKVLVYKYPNFMGTEGLLRANKWLVDLERTFYISGCTEEQKTSKQQKALDFVNLTQGSMTVDQYAARFMELGRFAPHLIGTEKMQAKKCQDGLQPRIRNQVACLRIENFQELVNLASITEAEQRRLIAQAQADRKRGLPYSSRGSMEKRKNTPGGVVMPNGKVKTPVKAKIYDITPGEVDLEADEMADARVITGNISNFALTDS, via the exons ATGACTGAGGTAGTGCTCAATCAGATAACGCAAGGGCAAAACATTAGGCAAGAACCACCTAGAGGAGGAAATCAAAGATGTCAGTATGAGAAAGTTTTAGTTTACAAATACCCTAATTTTATGGGAACAGAAGGACTTTTGAGGGCCAATAAGTGGCTGGTGGACTTGGAGAGAACCTTCTACATCAGTGGATGCACGGAGGAACAAAAG ACATCCAAGCAGCAGAAAGCCCTAGATTTTGTGAACTTGACCCAAGGTAGCATGACAGTTGATCAATATGCTGCTCGTTTTATGGAATTAGGAAGATTTGCACCTCATCTTATTGGTACGGAGAAGATGCAAGCGAAGAAGTGTCAGGATGGTTTGCAACCCCGTATTCGAAACCAAGTAGCCTGCTTGCGGATAGAGAATTTCCAAGAACTGGTCAATTTGGCTTCAATAACAGAAGCGGAACAACGAAGACTGATCGCTCAGGCCCAAGCGGATCGAAAAAGAGGACTGCCTTATTCTTCTAGAGGAAGTATGGAAAAAAGGAAG AACACACCTGGAGGAGTAGTAATGCCGAATGGCAAAGTAAAGACCCCTGTGAAGGCTAAGATCTATGACATTACACCGGGAGAAGTAGACCTAGAAGCCGACGAGATGGCAGACGCGAGAGTGATTACTGGTAACATTTCCAACTTTGCCTTAACTGATAGCTAG